One genomic window of Panicum hallii strain FIL2 chromosome 6, PHallii_v3.1, whole genome shotgun sequence includes the following:
- the LOC112898578 gene encoding exopolygalacturonase-like produces MASIHKALVVFFAVAAALLRGGHAHGEDHAASVHDVTEYGAAPSNRDNRDAFLAAWRAACGSTAGNSTLVFPKGTFAVGAVQFEGPCANGDAPAVVIHGVLQPPCAGGGGCHLSDDAWITFSGLNNLLVTGNGTLDGQGHRSGKSKSKTTTLVFEDVTNSTLRGLAFVNSRGFHVNLRRCTRVVAEGLGIHAPAASRNTDGVHVGHSRHVRILDSVIGTGDDCVSVGPGSVDVVVSGVTCGPGHGLSVGSLGKDEGEQDVRGLVIRNCTVKGTTNGVRIKTWPGSPRSRASNITFEDIAMANVTNPIIIDQRYCPHDRCSDADKPSLVQISDVTFRRIEGTSSGPLAVRLLCSEDRPCTGVRLDDINLTCGDVPCRSEFSNVRGALAPVVAQAPSPAPAARREEDDEESRVTEQLGRLTWWLPFTVRG; encoded by the exons ATGGCCAGCATCCACAAGGCCCTGGTCGTCTtcttcgccgtcgccgccgcgctgCTCCGCGGCGGCCACGCGCACGGCGAGGACCATGCGGCGAGCGTCCACGACGTGACGGAGTACGGAGCGGCGCCGAGCAACCGAGACAACAGAGAC GCTTTCTTGGCCGCGTGgcgggcggcgtgcggctcCACCGCCGGCAACTCCACGCTCGTGTTCCCCAAGGGCACATTCGCCGTCGGCGCCGTGCAGTTCGAGGGGCCGTGCGCGAACGGCGACGCGCCCGCCGTGGTGATCCATGGCGTGCTCCAGCCGCCgtgtgcgggcggcggcggctgccacCTCTCGGACGATGCCTGGATCACGTTCAGCGGCCTCAACAACCTCCTCGTCACCGGCAACGGCACCCTCGACGGCCAGGGCCATCGGAGTGGCAAGTCCAAGTCCAAGACGACG ACCCTGGTTTTCGAGGACGTGACGAACTCGACGTTGAGAGGCCTGGCGTTCGTGAACAGCCGGGGCTTCCACGTGAACCTGCGCCGCTGCACCCGGGTCGTGGCGGAGGGCCTCGGCATCCACGCGCCGGCCGCCAGCCGCAACACGGACGGCGTCCACGTCGGCCACTCTCGCCACGTCCGCATCCTCGACTCGGTCATCGGCACCGGCGACGACTGCGTGTCCGTCGGCCCCGGCTCCGTCGACGTCGTCGTCAGCGGCGTCACCTGCGGCCCCGGCCACGGGCTCAGCGTGGGGAGCCTGGGCAAGGACGAGGGCGAGCAGGACGTGCGCGGGCTGGTCATCAGGAACTGCACGGTGAAGGGCACCACCAACGGGGTGCGCATCAAGACGTGGCCGGGGTCGCCGCGGAGCCGCGCGTCCAACATCACCTTTGAGGACATCGCCATGGCCAACGTCACCAACCCCATCATCATCGACCAGCGCTACTGCCCCCACGACCGCTGCTCCGACGCCGACAAG CCGTCGCTGGTGCAGATCAGCGACGTGACGTTCCGGCGGATCGAGGGCACGTCCAGCGGCCCGCTGGCGGTGCGGCTGCTGTGCAGCGAGGACCGGCCGTGCACCGGGGTGCGCCTCGACGACATCAACCTCACCTGCGGCGACGTCCCGTGCCGCTCCGAGTTCTCCAACGTGCGGGGGGCACTCGCCCCGGTGGTGGCGCAGGCGCCGAGCCCGgcccccgccgcgcgccgggAGGAGGATGACGAGGAATCCAGAGTCACTGAACAGCTAGGCAGGTTGACTTGGTGGTTACCGTTTACTGTCAGAGGATGA